A genomic region of Gemmatimonadales bacterium contains the following coding sequences:
- a CDS encoding amidohydrolase, whose amino-acid sequence MRAFTLSALFMAAITTVLDAQQPGIDALLRQIDAGHARSSEIARRIWGLAEVGYQETKSSALLQEQLRAAGFRIEAGVAGIPTAFVASWGSGQPVIGILGEYDALPGLSQDSVPERKILLEGGSGHGCGHHLFGVASAAAAIAVKDWLQQHGKGGTIRFYGTPAEEGGGAKVYMVRAGLFRDVDAVVAWHPSDANRVMRSTTLANISAKFRFRGVSAHAAIAPHQGRSALDGVEAMNAMVNLLREHVPSEARIHYVITAGGRAPNVVPDYAESYYYARHSDMRVLEGIWERILATANGAALGTGTKVEVELMNSVYNVLPNQYLSDIAEQALQRVGGYRYSPEEGAFAASIRGTLTGAPADSDRIAAAILPADSGVSNGSTDVGDVSWVVPTVQVSTATWVPGTPAHTWQAVAAGGMSIGMKGMNVAAKAMALTAVELFGNPAHLTKARAEQDQRLGGYQYSSKVGDRDPPLDYRK is encoded by the coding sequence ATGCGCGCTTTCACGCTCTCGGCGCTGTTCATGGCCGCCATCACGACCGTTCTCGATGCGCAGCAGCCGGGCATCGACGCACTCCTCCGGCAGATCGATGCCGGCCACGCCCGCTCCAGCGAGATCGCCCGTCGGATCTGGGGCTTGGCGGAAGTCGGCTATCAGGAGACGAAGAGCAGCGCTCTTTTGCAGGAGCAGCTGCGCGCCGCCGGATTCCGGATCGAGGCGGGCGTCGCGGGCATCCCCACCGCCTTCGTGGCGAGTTGGGGCAGCGGCCAGCCGGTGATCGGGATCCTGGGCGAGTACGACGCACTGCCCGGGCTGTCCCAGGATTCCGTGCCGGAGCGCAAGATCCTGCTCGAGGGCGGGTCGGGGCACGGCTGCGGGCACCATCTCTTCGGCGTGGCGTCGGCGGCCGCGGCCATCGCGGTCAAGGACTGGTTGCAGCAGCACGGCAAAGGCGGCACGATCCGCTTCTATGGCACCCCAGCGGAGGAAGGCGGGGGCGCCAAGGTCTACATGGTGCGCGCCGGGCTGTTCCGTGACGTCGACGCGGTGGTGGCCTGGCACCCGAGCGACGCCAACCGCGTGATGCGTTCCACCACGCTCGCCAATATCTCGGCCAAGTTTCGTTTCCGGGGTGTCAGCGCACACGCGGCCATTGCACCCCATCAGGGGCGTTCGGCGCTCGACGGGGTCGAGGCGATGAACGCGATGGTCAACCTGCTCCGCGAGCACGTGCCGAGCGAAGCGCGGATCCACTACGTCATCACCGCCGGTGGCCGCGCACCGAACGTCGTGCCCGACTACGCCGAGTCGTACTACTATGCCCGACACAGCGATATGCGGGTGCTGGAGGGGATCTGGGAGCGGATCCTCGCCACCGCCAACGGCGCGGCGCTGGGCACCGGGACCAAGGTGGAAGTCGAACTGATGAACTCGGTGTACAACGTACTGCCCAACCAGTACCTGTCCGATATTGCCGAGCAGGCGCTCCAGCGGGTGGGCGGCTACCGGTACTCGCCGGAGGAGGGCGCCTTTGCCGCTTCGATCCGGGGAACGCTCACGGGCGCGCCGGCCGATTCGGATCGGATTGCGGCGGCGATCCTGCCCGCCGATTCCGGGGTTTCGAATGGCTCCACGGACGTGGGCGATGTCAGCTGGGTCGTGCCGACCGTTCAGGTCTCGACGGCAACTTGGGTTCCAGGAACTCCGGCGCACACCTGGCAGGCGGTGGCCGCGGGCGGGATGTCGATCGGAATGAAGGGTATGAACGTCGCGGCCAAGGCGATGGCTCTGACCGCGGTCGAGCTGTTCGGCAACCCGGCCCATCTGACCAAGGCGCGCGCGGAGCAGGATCAGCGCCTTGGGGGATATCAGTACTCGAGCAAAGTTGGTGACCGCGACCCGCCGCTCGACTATCGGAAGTAG
- a CDS encoding rRNA pseudouridine synthase encodes MTVMRLQRALARAGVASRRQAEVLIEAGAVSVDGVVATLGTKVDPDLQKIVIKGRRIRPVATRWLVLHKPLGVVTTAADEEGRPTVFDLIPDHKGLTYVGRLDVMTTGVLLLTTDGDAVHRLTHPRFRIPRRYTVLVHGNTTEAIAKAAAGRVVVAGRPVVPLSVRVQAGRAGRTLIDVTLAEGRNAVVRKWVAEMGGKVERLARLSYGPIRLGDLKPGEWRPLTPPEIKALYRAIDLPAP; translated from the coding sequence ATGACGGTGATGCGCCTGCAACGGGCCCTGGCACGTGCGGGCGTCGCATCTCGGCGTCAGGCCGAGGTGTTGATCGAGGCTGGAGCGGTCAGCGTCGATGGGGTGGTGGCCACGCTGGGCACGAAAGTCGATCCCGACCTTCAGAAGATCGTCATCAAGGGCCGACGGATCCGACCGGTCGCCACCCGGTGGCTGGTGCTGCACAAGCCACTCGGTGTCGTGACGACCGCGGCGGACGAGGAAGGTCGACCGACCGTCTTCGATCTGATTCCCGATCACAAGGGCCTGACCTACGTCGGGCGGCTCGACGTTATGACGACGGGCGTGCTCCTGCTGACGACCGACGGCGACGCTGTCCATCGGCTGACCCATCCGCGATTCCGGATTCCCCGCCGCTACACGGTGCTGGTGCACGGCAACACGACCGAGGCCATCGCCAAGGCGGCGGCCGGTCGCGTGGTGGTGGCTGGCCGTCCGGTCGTCCCCTTGTCGGTCCGGGTGCAGGCGGGACGTGCGGGTCGTACGCTGATTGACGTCACCCTGGCCGAGGGCCGCAATGCGGTCGTCCGGAAGTGGGTGGCCGAGATGGGCGGCAAGGTCGAGCGACTTGCCCGGCTGTCGTACGGACCGATCCGCCTGGGCGACCTCAAACCGGGCGAATGGCGTCCCCTCACGCCACCCGAAATCAAAGCGCTGTATCGGGCGATCGACCTGCCGGCGCCCTAA
- a CDS encoding segregation/condensation protein A, protein MTTVGPGLPEAPASTATLDVEPGAPGPESGFVVELDAFTGPLDLLLHLLREERLDIADIPIARIADQFLRAIHQLGLNQAADYLDMASRLVRLKAQMLLPRGGDGDEWEDPRAELVRRLLEYQQIKEIALWMGDAAERRAAKFVRGYLPPPPELPPPPLTLDLMELLAAVERVIAGILHPVLHRVVARPLNVEGATLRLETLLSERASISWAEAVGPHPTIADVLSTLLAILELARRGAAFVFQQRAYGPVVISRERPQSAD, encoded by the coding sequence ATGACGACTGTTGGCCCGGGCCTGCCTGAGGCGCCTGCTTCCACTGCCACGCTCGACGTCGAGCCCGGGGCTCCCGGACCCGAGTCGGGGTTCGTGGTCGAGCTGGACGCGTTTACGGGGCCCCTGGACCTGCTGCTGCACCTCCTTCGGGAGGAGCGGCTCGATATTGCGGATATTCCGATTGCGCGCATCGCGGATCAGTTTCTCCGCGCCATTCATCAGCTGGGCCTCAACCAAGCTGCCGACTACCTCGACATGGCCAGTCGTCTGGTGCGTCTCAAGGCCCAGATGCTGCTGCCGCGCGGCGGCGATGGCGACGAGTGGGAGGATCCGCGCGCCGAGTTGGTTCGCCGGCTGCTCGAGTATCAGCAGATCAAGGAAATTGCGCTCTGGATGGGCGATGCGGCCGAGCGTCGGGCTGCCAAGTTTGTACGTGGCTACCTGCCGCCTCCGCCGGAGCTCCCGCCTCCACCTCTGACGCTCGACCTGATGGAGTTGCTGGCGGCGGTCGAACGGGTCATCGCGGGCATCCTCCACCCGGTCTTGCATCGGGTGGTGGCTCGGCCGCTCAACGTCGAAGGGGCAACCCTCCGGCTGGAAACCCTGCTGTCGGAACGAGCGAGCATCAGCTGGGCCGAGGCGGTTGGTCCGCATCCGACGATTGCCGACGTGCTCTCGACGCTGCTTGCGATTCTCGAATTGGCGCGCCGCGGTGCCGCCTTCGTCTTTCAACAACGGGCCTATGGGCCGGTGGTGATTTCCCGTGAACGACCTCAATCAGCTGATTGA
- the scpB gene encoding SMC-Scp complex subunit ScpB, which produces MNDLNQLIEAALFAAPRPVTVEELQTLDPDTGLAEIRQALEQLREHYDFDGHGVELVEMAGGFQIVTRAVYAAAIERAQLSSKPPRLSAAMLETLATIAYRQPVGRAEIEEIRGVSAAGVLRTLQERGLIEVVGRSEALGRPLLYGTTPLFLELLGMSDLANLPRADELSIALQPAKVEIDRDEDAAAYVEAES; this is translated from the coding sequence GTGAACGACCTCAATCAGCTGATTGAAGCGGCGCTGTTTGCCGCGCCCCGCCCGGTCACGGTGGAGGAGTTGCAAACCCTCGACCCGGACACGGGACTGGCCGAGATCCGTCAGGCGCTCGAGCAGCTCCGCGAACACTATGATTTCGACGGTCATGGGGTGGAGCTGGTCGAAATGGCCGGCGGCTTTCAGATCGTAACGCGCGCCGTCTACGCCGCCGCCATCGAACGTGCCCAGCTGTCCTCCAAGCCGCCCCGCCTCTCGGCTGCCATGCTCGAGACGCTGGCCACGATTGCCTATCGCCAGCCGGTGGGGCGCGCCGAGATCGAGGAGATTCGCGGAGTCAGCGCGGCGGGCGTGTTGCGGACGCTGCAGGAGCGCGGGCTGATCGAGGTTGTCGGGCGCAGTGAAGCGCTCGGTCGCCCCCTGCTGTACGGGACTACGCCCCTCTTCCTCGAGTTGCTGGGCATGTCGGATCTTGCCAACCTGCCGCGGGCGGACGAGCTCTCGATCGCGCTGCAGCCGGCCAAGGTCGAGATCGATCGGGACGAGGACGCGGCTGCCTACGTCGAAGCCGAATCATGA
- a CDS encoding MoxR family ATPase — MTAPAAAANPHAEVLRRALDEIGRRIVGQRQMVERLAVGLLTGGHVLLEGVPGLAKTLAVKTLAETFRATFSRIQFTPDLLPADIVGTMIFDPKTQEFRPKQGPLFANLVLADEINRAPAKVQSALLEAMQEHQVSIGGQTYLLPEPFLVLATQNPIENEGTYPLPEAQLDRFLLKIRVGYPTRSEEREILQRMSGGDAIPVAPVLDPATVIELRRLTLHAHLDPRLADYVVDLVRATREPDTVGLANLVPLIAFGASPRASIALAQAARAHAVLQGRGYVTPQDIQALAADVLRHRIVLSFEAEAEDVTSDSIVEQVLARVPVP; from the coding sequence ATGACCGCTCCCGCTGCCGCTGCCAATCCCCATGCCGAGGTGCTGCGTCGCGCGCTGGATGAAATCGGCCGACGCATCGTGGGTCAGCGTCAGATGGTCGAACGCCTGGCGGTTGGGTTACTGACCGGGGGGCACGTGCTGCTCGAGGGCGTGCCCGGGTTGGCCAAGACCCTGGCGGTCAAGACCCTGGCCGAAACCTTCCGGGCTACCTTCTCGCGGATCCAGTTTACCCCGGATCTGCTGCCGGCCGACATCGTCGGCACTATGATCTTCGACCCCAAGACGCAGGAGTTCCGGCCGAAGCAGGGGCCGCTCTTCGCCAACCTCGTTCTGGCGGACGAGATCAACCGTGCGCCGGCCAAGGTGCAGTCGGCGCTGCTCGAGGCGATGCAGGAGCATCAGGTCTCGATTGGCGGGCAGACCTATCTGCTGCCGGAGCCCTTCCTGGTGCTGGCCACGCAGAATCCGATCGAGAACGAAGGCACCTACCCGTTGCCCGAAGCGCAGCTGGATCGGTTTCTGCTCAAGATCAGGGTGGGGTACCCGACCCGGTCCGAGGAACGTGAAATCCTGCAGCGGATGAGCGGCGGTGACGCGATTCCGGTGGCGCCGGTGCTCGATCCGGCGACGGTCATCGAGCTGCGCCGGCTGACGCTGCATGCGCATCTCGATCCGCGGCTGGCAGACTACGTCGTCGACCTGGTGCGCGCTACGCGGGAGCCGGACACGGTCGGTCTGGCAAACCTGGTTCCGTTGATTGCGTTCGGAGCATCGCCGCGCGCCTCGATTGCGCTGGCGCAGGCGGCCCGGGCCCACGCCGTACTGCAGGGCCGAGGCTACGTCACTCCGCAGGACATCCAGGCGCTTGCCGCGGACGTGCTGCGGCACCGGATCGTGCTGTCGTTCGAGGCCGAGGCCGAGGACGTCACCAGCGACTCGATCGTGGAACAGGTGCTTGCGCGGGTGCCGGTGCCGTGA
- a CDS encoding VWA domain-containing protein, which produces MTVARPILLLLLALIPLWLWWRHRRPPPALRIADGHVARRAARASWIAHLPVAARSLALAALIVAAAGPRFPGDRTTVKREGISIVITIDISSSMLAEDFAPSNRLEVAKQQAISFVRGRDADRIGLVAFAGEALTQVPITLDYPVLEQAILDLRIGTLDDGTAIGSGLATAVNRLRRVESPSKVVLLLTDGENNRGAIDPRTAAEAARAMGVRVYTIGVGTDGEARIPTGRGLTGYRYEMLPVRIDEALLTDIATLTGGRYFRAKDSDALSRIFDQIDELERSQVEMVRYRSLDESTRPFLILALGALMLELLTAATVARRVG; this is translated from the coding sequence ATGACCGTTGCCCGCCCGATCCTTCTGTTGCTGCTGGCCCTGATTCCGCTCTGGCTCTGGTGGCGCCACCGGCGTCCGCCGCCGGCACTTCGGATTGCCGACGGACATGTGGCCCGTCGCGCGGCTCGCGCGTCCTGGATTGCTCACCTGCCAGTGGCAGCGCGATCGCTGGCGCTTGCCGCGCTGATCGTCGCCGCGGCGGGCCCCCGGTTCCCTGGCGATCGAACCACGGTGAAGCGCGAGGGGATCTCGATCGTGATCACGATCGACATCTCGAGCAGCATGCTGGCCGAGGACTTCGCGCCATCGAACCGGCTGGAGGTTGCCAAGCAGCAGGCAATCTCGTTCGTTCGCGGACGCGATGCCGATCGAATCGGCCTGGTCGCGTTTGCCGGAGAGGCCCTGACCCAGGTGCCGATTACGCTCGACTATCCGGTGCTGGAGCAGGCGATCCTGGACCTGCGAATCGGCACTCTCGATGACGGTACCGCCATCGGCAGCGGGCTGGCCACCGCGGTCAACCGCTTGCGTCGGGTCGAGAGCCCCTCGAAAGTGGTGCTGCTCCTCACCGATGGCGAGAACAATCGGGGGGCGATCGACCCCAGGACGGCGGCGGAGGCCGCCCGTGCCATGGGCGTCCGGGTCTACACCATCGGCGTCGGGACCGATGGGGAGGCGCGCATCCCGACCGGCCGCGGCCTGACCGGGTATCGCTACGAAATGCTCCCGGTTCGGATCGATGAGGCACTGCTGACCGACATTGCCACGCTGACCGGCGGGCGATACTTCCGGGCCAAGGACAGCGATGCCCTGAGCCGCATCTTTGATCAAATCGACGAGTTGGAGCGCAGCCAGGTCGAGATGGTGCGCTACCGCTCGCTCGACGAGAGTACCCGCCCCTTCCTGATCCTGGCTCTTGGTGCGCTGATGCTGGAGCTGCTGACGGCGGCTACGGTGGCTCGGAGGGTCGGATGA
- a CDS encoding DUF58 domain-containing protein → MTIRVSPELLKQVKGIAIRTRGVIDTLFAGESRSVFRGQGMEFAEVRAYEQGDDYRAIDWNVSARLGSPFIKTFTEERELTLLLVVDQSGSTRVGEPVARAIRAVEIAAVLALAGVREQDRVGALLFTDRVEHVVRPSKGRRHALRLIRDLLAFRPERQGTDIANAVLYASKVLAHRGVVILISDFLGGNWDAPLKRLAARHDVTTVTVDDAREVSPPGEGWFEFADAESGARHLVDLSDRATRRRWTEAAAARIAERNGRLRAAGVRHVAIDVAEDYAPILRRAFAPKRRGTR, encoded by the coding sequence GTGACGATTCGGGTCTCCCCCGAGCTCCTCAAGCAGGTCAAAGGGATCGCGATTCGCACCCGGGGCGTCATCGATACGCTCTTTGCCGGCGAGTCGCGATCGGTCTTTCGGGGTCAGGGGATGGAGTTTGCGGAGGTCCGCGCCTACGAACAGGGCGACGACTACCGCGCCATCGACTGGAACGTCTCCGCCCGGCTCGGCTCTCCGTTCATCAAAACGTTTACCGAAGAGCGTGAACTCACCCTGCTGCTGGTGGTCGATCAGTCCGGGTCGACCCGGGTCGGTGAACCGGTAGCGCGCGCCATCCGGGCGGTCGAGATCGCCGCGGTGCTGGCCCTGGCCGGTGTTCGCGAGCAGGACCGGGTCGGCGCGCTGCTCTTTACCGACCGGGTCGAACATGTGGTGCGCCCGTCGAAGGGCCGGCGTCATGCGCTCCGACTGATCCGCGATCTGCTCGCCTTCCGTCCCGAACGGCAGGGAACCGACATTGCCAACGCGGTGCTGTACGCCTCGAAGGTGTTGGCCCACCGCGGTGTGGTGATTCTGATTTCGGACTTTCTGGGCGGCAACTGGGATGCGCCACTCAAGCGTCTCGCGGCCCGGCACGACGTGACGACGGTCACCGTCGATGACGCCCGCGAGGTCTCGCCCCCCGGCGAGGGCTGGTTCGAGTTTGCCGATGCGGAGTCCGGCGCGCGGCATCTCGTCGACCTGTCCGATCGGGCCACGCGCAGGCGTTGGACTGAAGCGGCGGCTGCGCGGATTGCCGAGCGCAACGGGCGACTCCGGGCGGCCGGGGTGCGGCATGTGGCCATCGATGTCGCGGAAGACTATGCTCCGATTCTCCGCCGGGCGTTTGCGCCGAAGCGGCGGGGGACACGGTGA